A single region of the Arthrobacter sp. V1I7 genome encodes:
- a CDS encoding helix-turn-helix transcriptional regulator, whose translation MTQELELDSVIRQRIRGLRLARGWSLDALAARCYLSPSTLSRIETGHRRIALDQLVPIARALGTTLDQLVESADDEDVVIRPQPGHTPGVTAWLLSREGALNGATVAKMRIAPERATGTEQLGVHPGRDWFTVLSGTARLHLGERTILIHAGQAAEFSTMVPHAIGAHEGPVEILSIFDHDGERAHLHTPDPALQP comes from the coding sequence ATGACGCAAGAACTCGAGTTGGACTCCGTAATCCGCCAGCGCATCCGCGGCCTGCGGTTGGCGCGTGGGTGGTCGCTGGACGCCCTCGCCGCCCGCTGCTACCTCAGCCCCTCCACACTGAGCCGCATCGAAACCGGGCATCGCAGGATCGCCCTCGATCAGCTCGTCCCCATCGCCCGGGCCCTCGGCACCACGCTCGATCAGCTGGTGGAGTCCGCCGACGACGAGGACGTGGTCATCCGGCCGCAGCCTGGGCACACACCTGGAGTGACGGCCTGGCTCCTGTCCCGCGAAGGCGCTCTTAATGGTGCCACCGTGGCAAAGATGCGCATCGCCCCCGAACGGGCCACCGGAACAGAGCAACTGGGTGTGCACCCCGGCCGCGACTGGTTCACCGTCCTGTCCGGCACAGCCCGCCTGCACCTGGGGGAGCGAACCATCCTGATCCACGCAGGCCAGGCGGCCGAGTTCTCCACCATGGTCCCGCACGCCATCGGCGCCCACGAAGGCCCCGTGGAGATCCTGAGCATCTTCGACCACGACGGGGAGCGCGCACATCTGCACACCCCGGACCCCGCCCTACAGCCCTGA